From a region of the Aeoliella mucimassa genome:
- a CDS encoding sodium ion-translocating decarboxylase subunit beta, producing MDIFLQFLETTGFANMTLENACMLLVGLVFIALAIIKDYEPLLLVPIGFGILIGNIPTSESMSLSVYDKGSVLSYIYYGVQEGIFPPLIFLGIGAMTDFSTMLSNPKLVLLGAAAQMGIFLTLVGALYLGFLPQEAAAIGIIGGADGPTAIFLSAKLAPHLLGAIAIAAYSYMALVPVIQPPIMRLLTTKEERLIHMTPPRHVSRREKIIFPVAAFLICTMIAPGAIVLIGMLFLGNLLKESTVTERLANSARNAMIDIVTILLGFSVGASTDASRFITKQSLMIFGLGALSFAIATACGVLFAKFMNLFLKEKINPLVGAAGVSAVPDSARVVQMVGHKEDPHNFLLMHAMAPNVAGVIGSAVAAGVLWSVLGN from the coding sequence ATGGATATCTTTCTGCAGTTTCTCGAAACGACCGGCTTCGCCAACATGACGTTGGAAAACGCCTGCATGCTGCTCGTCGGGCTTGTGTTCATCGCTCTGGCGATCATCAAAGACTACGAACCCTTGCTATTGGTGCCAATCGGATTTGGCATCCTGATCGGCAACATTCCGACCAGCGAGTCGATGTCGCTCAGTGTTTACGACAAGGGAAGCGTACTTAGTTACATTTATTATGGTGTGCAGGAAGGTATTTTCCCGCCACTCATTTTCCTTGGCATCGGGGCGATGACCGACTTCTCGACCATGCTCTCCAACCCCAAGTTAGTGCTCCTCGGAGCAGCTGCTCAAATGGGCATCTTCCTGACGCTAGTCGGCGCACTTTACCTCGGATTCCTCCCGCAGGAAGCTGCTGCGATCGGCATCATCGGCGGTGCAGACGGGCCGACGGCCATCTTCCTGTCGGCCAAACTCGCCCCGCACTTGCTGGGTGCCATTGCGATTGCTGCCTACTCGTACATGGCGCTGGTTCCGGTGATTCAGCCGCCGATTATGCGGTTGCTGACCACCAAAGAAGAACGCTTGATCCACATGACTCCTCCGCGGCACGTCTCACGTCGTGAGAAAATCATCTTCCCGGTCGCCGCATTCCTGATCTGTACCATGATTGCTCCCGGTGCGATCGTGCTGATCGGCATGCTGTTCCTCGGCAACCTGCTGAAGGAAAGCACCGTGACCGAACGACTCGCGAACAGTGCTCGCAACGCGATGATCGATATCGTCACTATTCTGCTCGGCTTCTCGGTTGGGGCCAGCACCGACGCTAGCCGGTTTATCACCAAGCAATCGCTGATGATCTTTGGACTCGGTGCCCTGTCGTTCGCTATTGCCACGGCTTGCGGGGTGCTGTTTGCTAAGTTCATGAACTTGTTCCTCAAAGAAAAAATCAACCCACTCGTGGGTGCAGCCGGCGTGTCGGCCGTGCCCGACTCTGCTCGCGTAGTGCAGATGGTGGGTCATAAAGAAGATCCTCACAACTTCCTCCTCATGCATGCTATGGCTCCCAACGTTGCGGGAGTGATTGGCTCGGCCGTTGCGGCCGGTGTGCTATGGAGCGTGTTG
- a CDS encoding OadG family protein, which produces MISFSLLAAAEAEATAGGWQAVVEGNGIAISLTGMAIVFAALVVISLFIAFVPRVLDWLDPILPKMHSHPAPPAREEQSATDHERIVAAIGMVLHTEMQKHSASNQVK; this is translated from the coding sequence GTGATTTCCTTCTCGTTACTAGCAGCCGCCGAAGCCGAAGCTACCGCCGGTGGGTGGCAAGCCGTGGTTGAAGGCAACGGCATCGCCATTTCGCTTACCGGCATGGCCATCGTGTTTGCCGCCCTGGTAGTGATCTCGCTATTCATTGCGTTCGTTCCGCGTGTGCTGGACTGGCTCGATCCGATCCTTCCCAAAATGCACTCGCACCCCGCTCCTCCGGCGCGAGAGGAACAGTCGGCCACCGACCACGAACGCATCGTGGCCGCCATCGGCATGGTATTGCACACCGAGATGCAAAAACACAGTGCGTCAAACCAAGTAAAGTAA
- a CDS encoding biotin--[acetyl-CoA-carboxylase] ligase, whose amino-acid sequence MHSAPLELARITQDTWIDRVHFFDQIDSTNNAALAHAAKSTNPLAELFVTDQQSAGRGRGSNRWWSGEGSLTWSVLTPPLECSLSVLPQVSLTMGLAIISAVEQFIAGDVTLKWPNDVFLNEAKVSGILIELAGTTKRLVVGVGLNVNNTTRDAPEELRRTATSMIDVQSDPEMAFDRTAVLVACLQQIDQYLQRFLARDPQLPDEWRAHSLLTGRQIQITTPRGDITGTCDSIADDGALVVQTPAGTEHCYGGVVANFA is encoded by the coding sequence ATGCATTCCGCTCCCCTCGAACTCGCTCGTATCACCCAAGACACCTGGATCGACCGGGTTCACTTCTTCGACCAAATCGACTCGACCAACAACGCCGCCCTGGCCCATGCGGCGAAATCAACCAACCCATTGGCCGAGCTGTTTGTGACCGATCAACAATCGGCCGGGCGTGGACGTGGCTCGAATCGGTGGTGGTCGGGCGAGGGGTCACTCACCTGGTCGGTGCTAACGCCGCCGCTGGAATGCTCGCTGAGCGTGCTGCCTCAGGTCTCGTTGACGATGGGGCTCGCGATCATTTCGGCGGTCGAGCAGTTCATCGCGGGCGACGTCACACTGAAGTGGCCGAACGATGTTTTCCTGAACGAAGCCAAAGTTTCTGGCATTCTCATCGAACTGGCCGGCACTACCAAACGCCTGGTCGTGGGAGTTGGTCTGAACGTGAACAACACCACTCGCGACGCACCGGAGGAACTGCGTCGCACGGCCACCAGCATGATCGACGTGCAGAGCGACCCCGAAATGGCGTTTGACCGCACCGCAGTGCTGGTGGCCTGTCTACAACAAATAGACCAATATTTACAGCGTTTTCTGGCTCGTGACCCACAGCTTCCCGACGAATGGCGAGCCCACTCGCTGCTCACCGGGCGGCAGATCCAGATCACCACTCCTCGAGGCGATATTACCGGCACTTGCGATTCGATTGCCGACGACGGGGCACTCGTGGTTCAAACACCCGCTGGAACCGAGCATTGCTACGGGGGTGTGGTGGCCAATTTTGCGTAA